The following proteins are co-located in the Eptesicus fuscus isolate TK198812 chromosome 9, DD_ASM_mEF_20220401, whole genome shotgun sequence genome:
- the USP1 gene encoding ubiquitin carboxyl-terminal hydrolase 1 isoform X1, protein MPGVIPNESNGLSRGSPSKKNRLSLKFFQKKETKRALDFTDSQENEEKVSSDYRGSEIDQVVPAAQSSPMNCEKRENLLPFVGLNNLGNTCYLNSILQVLYFCPGFKSGVKHLFNIISRKKEALKDEANQKEKGNCKEDSLASYELICSLQSLIISVEQLQASFLLNPEKYTDELATQPRRLLNTLRELNPMYEGYLQHDAQEVLQCILGNIQETCQLLKKEEVKNVAELSNKVEEKPHQREEINGVNSIEMDNMGHSEDYKEKLPKGNGKRKSDTEFGNMKKKIKVSKEHQSLEENQRQTRSKRKATGDILEIPPKIVAKYIPENECARPSQKKSKVKISWLKSATKQPSILSKFCSLGKINQGSKGQSKENEYDLEEDSGKCENDNTINGCGLESPGNNVKSINDNEVKPINKGTEQIGFELVEKLFQGQLVLRTRCLECESLTERREDFQDISVPVQEDELSKVEESSEISPEPKTEMKTLRWAISQFASVERIVGEDKYFCENCHHYTEAERSLLFDKMPEVITIHLKCFAASGLEFDCYGGGLSKINTPLLTPLKLSLEEWSTKPTNDSYGLFAVVMHSGITISSGHYTASVKVTDLNSLELDKGNFVLDQLCEMNKPEPLNEEEARGVVENYDDEVSIRVNGNTQPSKVLNKKNAEAIGLLGGQKSKADYELYNKVANPDKGTGTAFAENRNSETNITNGTHESDRNKESSDQTSINMSGFENKISDVVQSLKEYEGKWLLFDDSEVKVTEEKDFLNSLSPSTSPTSTPYLLFYKKL, encoded by the exons TGATCAAGTTGTTCCTGCAGCACAGTCCTCACCTATGAATtgtgagaagagagaaaactTGTTACCATTTGTGGGGCTAAATAATCTCGGCAATACTTGTTATCTTAATAGTATACTTCAG GTATTATATTTTTGTCCTGGTTTTAAATCTGGAGTGAAGcacttatttaatattatttcaaggAAGAAAGAAGCTCTTAAAGATGAAGCCAAtcaaaaagaaaag GGCAATTGTAAAGAAGATTCTTTGGCAAGTTATGAACTAATATGCAGTTTACAGTCCTTAATCATTTCAGTTGAACAACTTCAAgctagttttcttttaaatccagAAAAATATACTGATGAACTTGCTACTCAGCCAAGACGATTACTTAACACACTCAG ggAACTCAACCCTATGTATGAAGGATATCTACAGCATGATGCACAGGAAGTATTACAGTGTATTTTGGGAAATATTCAAGAAACATGCCAACtcctaaaaaaagaagaagtaaaaaatgtGGCAGAATTATCTAACAAGGTAGAAGAAAAACCTCATCAGAGAGAGGAAATTAATGGGGTTAATAGCATAGAGATGGACAATATGGGGCATTCTGAAGACTATAAAGAAAAACTCCCAAAAGGAAATGGGAAGAGAAAAAGTGACACTGAATTTGgtaacatgaagaaaaaaattaaagtatccAAGGAACATCAGTCATTGGAAGAGAACCAGAGACAAACTAGATCAAAAAGAAAAGCTACAGGTGATATATTAGAGATACCTCCTAAAATAGTCGCTAAGTACATTCCTGAAAATGAGTGTGCAAGACCCTCACAGAAAAAATCAAAAGTTAAAATAAGTTGGTTAAAGTCTGCAACTAAGCAACCCAGCATCCTTTCTAAATTCTGTAGTCTGGGGAAAATAAACCAAGGATCCAAAGGACaatctaaagaaaatgaatatgatCTTGAAGAGGACTCTGGGAAGTGTGAAAATGATAACACAATTAATGGCTGTGGACTTGAATCTCCAGGAAATAATGTTAAGTCCATTAATGATAATGAAGTTAAGCCCATAAACAAAG GCACAGAGCAAATTGGTTTTGAGCTTGTAGAGAAGTTATTTCAAGGTCAGCTGGTATTAAGGACTCGTTGCTTAGAATGTGAAAGTTTAACAGAAAGAAGAGAAGATTTTCAAGACATCAGTGTGCCAGTACAAGAAGATGAGCTTTCCAAAGTAGAGGAGAGTTCTGAAA TTTCTCCAGAGccaaaaacagaaatgaagaccCTGAGATGGGCAATTTCACAATTTGCTTCAGTGGAGAGGATTGTAGGAGAAGATAAATATTTCTGTGAAAATTGCCATCATTATACTGAAGCTGAACGAAGTCTTTTGTTTGACAAAATGCCTGAAGTTATAACCATTCATTTGAAGTGTTTTGCTGCTAGTGGCTTGGA gTTTGATTGTTATGGTGGTGGACTTTCCAAGATCAACACTCCTTTACTGACACCTCTTAAATTGTCACTAGAAGAATGGAGTACAAAGCCAACCAATGACAGCTATGGATTATTTGCAGTTGTGATGCATAGTGGCATTACAATTAGTAGTGGGCACTACACTGCTTCTGTTAAAGTCACAGACCTTAACAGTTTAGAACTAGATAAGGGAAATTTTGTGCTTGACCAGTTGTGTGAAATGAATAAGCCAGAACCACTGAATGAGGAGGAAGCAAGGGGTGTGGTTGAAAATTACGATGATGAAGTGTCAATTAGAGTCAATGGAAACACACAGCCAAGTAAAGTTTTGAACAAAAAAAATGCAGAAGCTATTGGACTTCTTGGAGGACAAAAGAGCAAAGCAGATTATGAGCTATACAACAAAGTAGCTAATCCTGACAAAGGTACCGGTACAGCATTTGCTGAAAATAGAAATTCTGAGACTAACATTACTAATGGGACCCATGAATCTGATAGGAACAAGGAATCCAGTGACCAAACAAGCATTAACATGAGTGGATTCGAGAACAAAATTTCAGATGTAGTGCAAAGCTTAAAGGAGTATGAGGGGAAGTGGTTGCTTTTTGATGATTCTGAAGTAAAAGTTACTGAAGAGAAAGACTTTTTGAATTCTCTTTCCCCTTCTACATCTCCTACATCTACTccttatttgctattttataagaaactataG
- the USP1 gene encoding ubiquitin carboxyl-terminal hydrolase 1 isoform X2, which translates to MPGVIPNESNGLSRGSPSKKNRLSLKFFQKKETKRALDFTDSQENEEKVSSDYRGSEIDQVVPAAQSSPMNCEKRENLLPFVGLNNLGNTCYLNSILQGNCKEDSLASYELICSLQSLIISVEQLQASFLLNPEKYTDELATQPRRLLNTLRELNPMYEGYLQHDAQEVLQCILGNIQETCQLLKKEEVKNVAELSNKVEEKPHQREEINGVNSIEMDNMGHSEDYKEKLPKGNGKRKSDTEFGNMKKKIKVSKEHQSLEENQRQTRSKRKATGDILEIPPKIVAKYIPENECARPSQKKSKVKISWLKSATKQPSILSKFCSLGKINQGSKGQSKENEYDLEEDSGKCENDNTINGCGLESPGNNVKSINDNEVKPINKGTEQIGFELVEKLFQGQLVLRTRCLECESLTERREDFQDISVPVQEDELSKVEESSEISPEPKTEMKTLRWAISQFASVERIVGEDKYFCENCHHYTEAERSLLFDKMPEVITIHLKCFAASGLEFDCYGGGLSKINTPLLTPLKLSLEEWSTKPTNDSYGLFAVVMHSGITISSGHYTASVKVTDLNSLELDKGNFVLDQLCEMNKPEPLNEEEARGVVENYDDEVSIRVNGNTQPSKVLNKKNAEAIGLLGGQKSKADYELYNKVANPDKGTGTAFAENRNSETNITNGTHESDRNKESSDQTSINMSGFENKISDVVQSLKEYEGKWLLFDDSEVKVTEEKDFLNSLSPSTSPTSTPYLLFYKKL; encoded by the exons TGATCAAGTTGTTCCTGCAGCACAGTCCTCACCTATGAATtgtgagaagagagaaaactTGTTACCATTTGTGGGGCTAAATAATCTCGGCAATACTTGTTATCTTAATAGTATACTTCAG GGCAATTGTAAAGAAGATTCTTTGGCAAGTTATGAACTAATATGCAGTTTACAGTCCTTAATCATTTCAGTTGAACAACTTCAAgctagttttcttttaaatccagAAAAATATACTGATGAACTTGCTACTCAGCCAAGACGATTACTTAACACACTCAG ggAACTCAACCCTATGTATGAAGGATATCTACAGCATGATGCACAGGAAGTATTACAGTGTATTTTGGGAAATATTCAAGAAACATGCCAACtcctaaaaaaagaagaagtaaaaaatgtGGCAGAATTATCTAACAAGGTAGAAGAAAAACCTCATCAGAGAGAGGAAATTAATGGGGTTAATAGCATAGAGATGGACAATATGGGGCATTCTGAAGACTATAAAGAAAAACTCCCAAAAGGAAATGGGAAGAGAAAAAGTGACACTGAATTTGgtaacatgaagaaaaaaattaaagtatccAAGGAACATCAGTCATTGGAAGAGAACCAGAGACAAACTAGATCAAAAAGAAAAGCTACAGGTGATATATTAGAGATACCTCCTAAAATAGTCGCTAAGTACATTCCTGAAAATGAGTGTGCAAGACCCTCACAGAAAAAATCAAAAGTTAAAATAAGTTGGTTAAAGTCTGCAACTAAGCAACCCAGCATCCTTTCTAAATTCTGTAGTCTGGGGAAAATAAACCAAGGATCCAAAGGACaatctaaagaaaatgaatatgatCTTGAAGAGGACTCTGGGAAGTGTGAAAATGATAACACAATTAATGGCTGTGGACTTGAATCTCCAGGAAATAATGTTAAGTCCATTAATGATAATGAAGTTAAGCCCATAAACAAAG GCACAGAGCAAATTGGTTTTGAGCTTGTAGAGAAGTTATTTCAAGGTCAGCTGGTATTAAGGACTCGTTGCTTAGAATGTGAAAGTTTAACAGAAAGAAGAGAAGATTTTCAAGACATCAGTGTGCCAGTACAAGAAGATGAGCTTTCCAAAGTAGAGGAGAGTTCTGAAA TTTCTCCAGAGccaaaaacagaaatgaagaccCTGAGATGGGCAATTTCACAATTTGCTTCAGTGGAGAGGATTGTAGGAGAAGATAAATATTTCTGTGAAAATTGCCATCATTATACTGAAGCTGAACGAAGTCTTTTGTTTGACAAAATGCCTGAAGTTATAACCATTCATTTGAAGTGTTTTGCTGCTAGTGGCTTGGA gTTTGATTGTTATGGTGGTGGACTTTCCAAGATCAACACTCCTTTACTGACACCTCTTAAATTGTCACTAGAAGAATGGAGTACAAAGCCAACCAATGACAGCTATGGATTATTTGCAGTTGTGATGCATAGTGGCATTACAATTAGTAGTGGGCACTACACTGCTTCTGTTAAAGTCACAGACCTTAACAGTTTAGAACTAGATAAGGGAAATTTTGTGCTTGACCAGTTGTGTGAAATGAATAAGCCAGAACCACTGAATGAGGAGGAAGCAAGGGGTGTGGTTGAAAATTACGATGATGAAGTGTCAATTAGAGTCAATGGAAACACACAGCCAAGTAAAGTTTTGAACAAAAAAAATGCAGAAGCTATTGGACTTCTTGGAGGACAAAAGAGCAAAGCAGATTATGAGCTATACAACAAAGTAGCTAATCCTGACAAAGGTACCGGTACAGCATTTGCTGAAAATAGAAATTCTGAGACTAACATTACTAATGGGACCCATGAATCTGATAGGAACAAGGAATCCAGTGACCAAACAAGCATTAACATGAGTGGATTCGAGAACAAAATTTCAGATGTAGTGCAAAGCTTAAAGGAGTATGAGGGGAAGTGGTTGCTTTTTGATGATTCTGAAGTAAAAGTTACTGAAGAGAAAGACTTTTTGAATTCTCTTTCCCCTTCTACATCTCCTACATCTACTccttatttgctattttataagaaactataG
- the USP1 gene encoding ubiquitin carboxyl-terminal hydrolase 1 isoform X3, which translates to MNCEKRENLLPFVGLNNLGNTCYLNSILQVLYFCPGFKSGVKHLFNIISRKKEALKDEANQKEKGNCKEDSLASYELICSLQSLIISVEQLQASFLLNPEKYTDELATQPRRLLNTLRELNPMYEGYLQHDAQEVLQCILGNIQETCQLLKKEEVKNVAELSNKVEEKPHQREEINGVNSIEMDNMGHSEDYKEKLPKGNGKRKSDTEFGNMKKKIKVSKEHQSLEENQRQTRSKRKATGDILEIPPKIVAKYIPENECARPSQKKSKVKISWLKSATKQPSILSKFCSLGKINQGSKGQSKENEYDLEEDSGKCENDNTINGCGLESPGNNVKSINDNEVKPINKGTEQIGFELVEKLFQGQLVLRTRCLECESLTERREDFQDISVPVQEDELSKVEESSEISPEPKTEMKTLRWAISQFASVERIVGEDKYFCENCHHYTEAERSLLFDKMPEVITIHLKCFAASGLEFDCYGGGLSKINTPLLTPLKLSLEEWSTKPTNDSYGLFAVVMHSGITISSGHYTASVKVTDLNSLELDKGNFVLDQLCEMNKPEPLNEEEARGVVENYDDEVSIRVNGNTQPSKVLNKKNAEAIGLLGGQKSKADYELYNKVANPDKGTGTAFAENRNSETNITNGTHESDRNKESSDQTSINMSGFENKISDVVQSLKEYEGKWLLFDDSEVKVTEEKDFLNSLSPSTSPTSTPYLLFYKKL; encoded by the exons ATGAATtgtgagaagagagaaaactTGTTACCATTTGTGGGGCTAAATAATCTCGGCAATACTTGTTATCTTAATAGTATACTTCAG GTATTATATTTTTGTCCTGGTTTTAAATCTGGAGTGAAGcacttatttaatattatttcaaggAAGAAAGAAGCTCTTAAAGATGAAGCCAAtcaaaaagaaaag GGCAATTGTAAAGAAGATTCTTTGGCAAGTTATGAACTAATATGCAGTTTACAGTCCTTAATCATTTCAGTTGAACAACTTCAAgctagttttcttttaaatccagAAAAATATACTGATGAACTTGCTACTCAGCCAAGACGATTACTTAACACACTCAG ggAACTCAACCCTATGTATGAAGGATATCTACAGCATGATGCACAGGAAGTATTACAGTGTATTTTGGGAAATATTCAAGAAACATGCCAACtcctaaaaaaagaagaagtaaaaaatgtGGCAGAATTATCTAACAAGGTAGAAGAAAAACCTCATCAGAGAGAGGAAATTAATGGGGTTAATAGCATAGAGATGGACAATATGGGGCATTCTGAAGACTATAAAGAAAAACTCCCAAAAGGAAATGGGAAGAGAAAAAGTGACACTGAATTTGgtaacatgaagaaaaaaattaaagtatccAAGGAACATCAGTCATTGGAAGAGAACCAGAGACAAACTAGATCAAAAAGAAAAGCTACAGGTGATATATTAGAGATACCTCCTAAAATAGTCGCTAAGTACATTCCTGAAAATGAGTGTGCAAGACCCTCACAGAAAAAATCAAAAGTTAAAATAAGTTGGTTAAAGTCTGCAACTAAGCAACCCAGCATCCTTTCTAAATTCTGTAGTCTGGGGAAAATAAACCAAGGATCCAAAGGACaatctaaagaaaatgaatatgatCTTGAAGAGGACTCTGGGAAGTGTGAAAATGATAACACAATTAATGGCTGTGGACTTGAATCTCCAGGAAATAATGTTAAGTCCATTAATGATAATGAAGTTAAGCCCATAAACAAAG GCACAGAGCAAATTGGTTTTGAGCTTGTAGAGAAGTTATTTCAAGGTCAGCTGGTATTAAGGACTCGTTGCTTAGAATGTGAAAGTTTAACAGAAAGAAGAGAAGATTTTCAAGACATCAGTGTGCCAGTACAAGAAGATGAGCTTTCCAAAGTAGAGGAGAGTTCTGAAA TTTCTCCAGAGccaaaaacagaaatgaagaccCTGAGATGGGCAATTTCACAATTTGCTTCAGTGGAGAGGATTGTAGGAGAAGATAAATATTTCTGTGAAAATTGCCATCATTATACTGAAGCTGAACGAAGTCTTTTGTTTGACAAAATGCCTGAAGTTATAACCATTCATTTGAAGTGTTTTGCTGCTAGTGGCTTGGA gTTTGATTGTTATGGTGGTGGACTTTCCAAGATCAACACTCCTTTACTGACACCTCTTAAATTGTCACTAGAAGAATGGAGTACAAAGCCAACCAATGACAGCTATGGATTATTTGCAGTTGTGATGCATAGTGGCATTACAATTAGTAGTGGGCACTACACTGCTTCTGTTAAAGTCACAGACCTTAACAGTTTAGAACTAGATAAGGGAAATTTTGTGCTTGACCAGTTGTGTGAAATGAATAAGCCAGAACCACTGAATGAGGAGGAAGCAAGGGGTGTGGTTGAAAATTACGATGATGAAGTGTCAATTAGAGTCAATGGAAACACACAGCCAAGTAAAGTTTTGAACAAAAAAAATGCAGAAGCTATTGGACTTCTTGGAGGACAAAAGAGCAAAGCAGATTATGAGCTATACAACAAAGTAGCTAATCCTGACAAAGGTACCGGTACAGCATTTGCTGAAAATAGAAATTCTGAGACTAACATTACTAATGGGACCCATGAATCTGATAGGAACAAGGAATCCAGTGACCAAACAAGCATTAACATGAGTGGATTCGAGAACAAAATTTCAGATGTAGTGCAAAGCTTAAAGGAGTATGAGGGGAAGTGGTTGCTTTTTGATGATTCTGAAGTAAAAGTTACTGAAGAGAAAGACTTTTTGAATTCTCTTTCCCCTTCTACATCTCCTACATCTACTccttatttgctattttataagaaactataG